The Bradyrhizobium oligotrophicum S58 genome contains the following window.
GTGAGCGCGCCGCCATAGGTGTTGCTGCCGAACGATTGGAACGTGCTGACCATGCTTTGCCGCGCGAACAGCTCGACTCCCGGCGTCGTCCTGCCGAGCGCGTAAGGCGAGGTGAAAGACAGCGTGGCGCCGCGCGCGAACTGGCCGGAGGTGAACGCGGCCTGCGCCGTGTTGCCGGTCCCGAGCACGTTGCGGTCGCCGATCTTGACCTCGGCGAGCAGGCCGTCCGTTGATGAATAGCCCCCCGAGACGTTGAAGTCGCCCGTGGCCTGATCGATAGCCTCGACGTCCAGCACCACGCGATCCCCGGCCGAGCCTGGACGTGTCGAGATCTTGACCGTCTTGAAGTAGTTGAGGTTGCGCAGCCGCCGTTCGGCGCGGTCGATCAGCGTCTTGTTGTAGGCATCGCCTTCGCCGACATCGAACTCCCGACGGATCACGTCGTCGCGCGTCCGCGTGTTGCCGTGGATCTCGATGCGCTCGACATAGCTGCGCCGTCCCTGCTCGATCTGGAAGGTGATTTCGGCCAGACGGGCCTGGGCGTTGCGATTGATCCGCGGCTCGACCTGCGCGAACGGAAAGCCGAGCTTGCCCAGCTCGGCCGTCAGCGCCTCCGAGGTCTTGCCGAGCTTGCTCTCGTCGAATGTGTCGCCCTGCTGCGCCAGCAGCAGCGTGCGCAGGCGATCGCAGGCGAGGCCCTGCACGTTGCAGGAGATGTCGATGGCGCCGAACCGGTAAAGCGCTCCTTCCTCGATCGTGAAGCTCACATTGAAGCCGTTGGTCGCGCGGTCGAAATCGACGCTGACATTGGTCACTTCGGCGTCGGCATAGCCGTGGTTGCGATAATACTGCCGCAGCTGCTCGCGGTCCTCATTGACCCGGTCGGCGTCATAGGCGTCGCCGCCCGTTACGAAGCTCAGCACGTTCGAAGCCGAGGTCTTGATCACGGCCCGCAATTGCCGCGCACCATAGGCGTTGTTGCCGACGAAGCTGATCGCTCTCACCGGCGTCTTCTTGCCTTCGGTGATGGTAAAGACCAGGTCGACGCGGTCGTTGCCGCGGTCGATAATTTCGGGGATGACGCGAACGTCGTCGCGTCCGACACGATGATAGGCCTGAAGGATGCGAGCCACGTCGCCTTGCACGGTGGCACGCTGCAGGCCCGCTCGCGGCTTGGACAGCACCGCGCTCGTGAGGTCGGCATCCTTCACCTTCTTGTTACCTTCGAATGCGACGCGGTCGAGCACCTTTGCTTCCGAAAGCCGCACCACGATCCGTCCGTCGCCGCGACTGATTTTCACGTCCTCGAAAAGTCCGGTCGCCACCAGGGCCTTCAGCCCGGTGTCGAGTGCGGCGGTGTCGTAACGGCCGTTGGCATCGGCGTGGAAATAGGACCGGACGGTCTCGGCATCGATCCGCCGATTGCCCTGTATTGCAAGGCTTTCCGTGGATGCCGCCATGGCCGGAGACGCCAGAACGCACAGCATCGCCACGTGCGTCGCAACCTGCGATCCGGAGAAGCAACGGTGACGCCAATTCCAGGCCGTCATGATGTGCGCTCCTGCCTGCTCGTCATCGCCGCGATGCAAGAGCGGGCGCGTGGCCAAATCATGTCGTGGCTGTGGAGACAGGCGGGCCCGCGATCACGCCTGCGAAGGCCGGCGCACCCGGGAACCGATGATGGCCGCAGAATCGACGCAGAGTCGATTCAGACGCTTGGTGGCGACCGTGTCATCCGACGCGCCAGCGGATGCTGACACGGCGAACGTTTTGTCGGGAGCAGATCATGCGCGCGATCGCCTTGGCCCTCATTGCCTGCACCTTCGTTCAATCAGCGCTTGCCGCCGCGGTCGGTCCCGAGATCGACCCGGGTGCGTCGCTCGGCGTCGTCCAGAATTGGATCTACAACTACCGCACCAAGCCCGACTACGCCCATGTGCCTGCCGCGGTGCGGGTGCTGTTCCACTCACAGACGTTCAAGGAGCCGGAGAATTCCGGCATCTATCTCGGTTTCATTGCGGGCGCGATCAGCTCCAATCCGGCCAAGGCGGAGCAGCTCGTCAACAGCTTCTTTCCCGTGCCTCCCGAGGAGGAGTGGGTGATCGTGCGGGCCATCGCCTATTCGGGCCTGCCGGACTGGCGCAACCTGATGCGCAAGGTGGCGCCGAAGATGCCGGGCCGCCGCGTGATGATCGATGGCTATCTCAGCGGTGCCCAGCCGACCTTGATGGACATTCCGCTCGAGGAAGCCAAGCCAGGCATGATGGACAAGCTGCGCGGCACGTTGACTCAGAACCCGTTCAAGAAGGAGGAGCGCAAGCTGGACACGCGGATCAGCTACGCGACCCATCAGGACCTGCTCGACATTCTCTGGGGCTATTACTTCGCGACCGGCTCGCGCGTGCCGATCCAGCGCATCGTGCAGATGCTCCCGTGGTCGAAGAGCCGCGACACGGTGGACAAGCTGACGATCGGCAGCATGGCGCGCTACACCCTCGCCAGCTACTCGGTGCGGGATGCCAGCCTGCGTGACTATCTGCGCGACGAACTGGCGCGGCAGTCGGGGCCGGTGAAGGAGCCGCTGAGGGAGGTGGTCGAGGCGGCCGACACGGTGCAGCTCGGCGCCGTGCGCAAGGATGCCGTCGCCGCGGTCGAGGAGTTGAAGACGAGAGGCTCCGATGCCCGGCGCAACATGGACTTCTGGGGCCAGCTCGGTGTGGGCGCCCTGGCCCTCGGTTGCGTCTCGGCCGCGGCGCTGGGTCAGGTCGCGGTTGGCATCCCCTGTGTGATTGGGGGCTCGGCGTCGCAGGGACTGCTCTCGTTCTGGGAAAAGCAGCAATAGTGCTGGTCGCCCGTGCTCGACGCGCGTGTCGTAGCGGAGGAGGCCGTCGTGTCAGGAGCTCACGGCTGTCGTGAGACGTCGGCTCGAGCCATCGCTTTCGCCGGGTCAACGAGACTGCAATTTACGATGCGACGGCCTGAGGCCTGGTTGTTTGACGTACGCGACTAGGCGCTGCGACCTTGGAGGCGAAGGTCGAGACCCGCCTCAAATTGTCCCGGAGGGGGGA
Protein-coding sequences here:
- the bamA gene encoding outer membrane protein assembly factor BamA; the encoded protein is MTAWNWRHRCFSGSQVATHVAMLCVLASPAMAASTESLAIQGNRRIDAETVRSYFHADANGRYDTAALDTGLKALVATGLFEDVKISRGDGRIVVRLSEAKVLDRVAFEGNKKVKDADLTSAVLSKPRAGLQRATVQGDVARILQAYHRVGRDDVRVIPEIIDRGNDRVDLVFTITEGKKTPVRAISFVGNNAYGARQLRAVIKTSASNVLSFVTGGDAYDADRVNEDREQLRQYYRNHGYADAEVTNVSVDFDRATNGFNVSFTIEEGALYRFGAIDISCNVQGLACDRLRTLLLAQQGDTFDESKLGKTSEALTAELGKLGFPFAQVEPRINRNAQARLAEITFQIEQGRRSYVERIEIHGNTRTRDDVIRREFDVGEGDAYNKTLIDRAERRLRNLNYFKTVKISTRPGSAGDRVVLDVEAIDQATGDFNVSGGYSSTDGLLAEVKIGDRNVLGTGNTAQAAFTSGQFARGATLSFTSPYALGRTTPGVELFARQSMVSTFQSFGSNTYGGALTLGMPVSEQTAMLWRYSLYDQKVVLAPGISPAAVSVPVRQAVAAGRQTVSQIGNTVTYSTLDNTKMPTSGIRSQLSQDLAGLGGDVRFLRTTADVRYYRSINSDLTGMVRGQGGYITGWGGQQAPLLNSFFGGPTMVRGFAPGGFGPRDLTPGSTMDNVGGSFYWATTAELQSNIPGLPQEYGLRASAFVDAGTVFGYRGPTQNVQVANKNVLRSSVGVGMTWASPFGPLTVDYAVPISKAAYDVVQPLRFSAGGF